The Thermococcus sp. EP1 DNA window GAAGCGGGAGACGGAACCACGACAGCTGTTGTTATTGCTGGTGAACTTCTGAGGAAGGCTGAAGAGCTTCTTAATCAAAACATACATCCTACAATAATTGTAAAAGGTTATACACTTGCAGCTGAAAAGGCCCAAGAGATTCTCGATAGCATTGCAAAGGATGTTAGCCCAGAGGATGAGGAAGTCCTCATGAAGGCGGCTACAACAGCTATAACTGGAAAAGCCGCTGAGGAAGAGAGAGAGTACCTGGCTAAGCTGGCAGTAGACGCTGTAAAACTCGTTGGTGAAAAAGTTGGTGAGAAGTATCAAGTTGACATTGACAACATCAAGCTTGAGAAGAAAGAAGGCGGAAGTGTCAGAGACACCCAACTCATCAGAGGTGTAGTTATTGATAAAGAGAGAGTTCACCCAGGCATGCCAAGAAAGATCGAGGATGCCAAGATAGCTCTCATTAACGAGGCACTTGAGGTTAAAGAAACTGAGACAGATGCAGAGATCAGAATTACAAGCCCAGAGCAATTACAAGCATTCCTCGAGCAAGAGGAAAGAATGATCAGAGAGATGGTTGACAAAATTGTTGCTACAGGTGCAAATGTAGTATTCTGTCAGAAGGGAATTGACGACCTAGCACAACACTACCTCGCTAAGGCTGGTATATTAGCCGTTAGAAGGG harbors:
- the thsB gene encoding thermosome subunit beta translates to IVITNDGATILDEMDIQHPAAKMMVEVAKTQDKEAGDGTTTAVVIAGELLRKAEELLNQNIHPTIIVKGYTLAAEKAQEILDSIAKDVSPEDEEVLMKAATTAITGKAAEEEREYLAKLAVDAVKLVGEKVGEKYQVDIDNIKLEKKEGGSVRDTQLIRGVVIDKERVHPGMPRKIEDAKIALINEALEVKETETDAEIRITSPEQLQAFLEQEERMIREMVDKIVATGANVVFCQKGIDDLAQHYLAKAGILAVRR